A region from the Saccharomonospora azurea NA-128 genome encodes:
- a CDS encoding ATP-dependent helicase C-terminal domain-containing protein: AALADGLRQEGLRLLTWTDEATRLRQRLAFLHRQLGDPWPGVSDEDLLAAVDTWLGPDLDTARRRTDLANVDTAAALRRLLPWPQAARFDELAPERLEVPTGSRIRVDYSGDEPVLAVKLQETFGWPATPTVADGAVPVVLHLLSPAGRPAAVTSDLESFWPQGYASVRAELRGRYPKHPWPADPLTAEPTRRTKRRP, translated from the coding sequence GCGCCGCGCTCGCCGACGGCCTGCGGCAGGAAGGGCTGCGGCTGCTGACCTGGACCGACGAGGCCACGCGACTACGCCAACGCCTCGCCTTCCTGCACCGGCAGCTGGGTGATCCCTGGCCGGGCGTGTCGGACGAGGACCTGCTCGCCGCAGTGGACACCTGGCTCGGTCCGGACCTCGACACCGCACGCCGCCGCACCGATCTCGCGAACGTCGACACGGCGGCGGCGCTGCGCCGGTTGCTGCCGTGGCCGCAGGCAGCCCGCTTCGACGAGCTCGCACCGGAGCGGCTGGAAGTGCCCACCGGCTCCCGCATCCGGGTCGACTACTCCGGTGACGAGCCGGTGCTCGCGGTCAAACTCCAGGAGACGTTCGGCTGGCCCGCCACACCGACCGTCGCCGACGGCGCCGTGCCCGTGGTGCTGCACCTGCTGTCGCCCGCGGGGCGACCGGCCGCGGTGACGTCCGATCTGGAGTCGTTCTGGCCGCAGGGCTACGCGTCGGTGCGGGCGGAACTGCGCGGCCGCTATCCCAAGCATCCCTGGCCGGCCGATCCCCTCACCGCCGAACCGACGAGGCGCACGAAGCGCCGCCCCTGA
- a CDS encoding DUF2267 domain-containing protein, protein MDHDHFIGQVQARAQLASRGEAEGLTRATLETLGERIPEQVATHLADQLPREIGENLRRTITMGGAGAGERFGLDEFVRRVAERGHVPEPNAVYGSRVVLEVTGEATHGVLNKVRDSLPQDLRPLVDSGSTGGMS, encoded by the coding sequence GTGGACCACGATCACTTCATCGGTCAGGTTCAGGCCCGGGCGCAGCTGGCCAGCCGGGGAGAGGCCGAGGGACTGACGCGCGCCACCCTGGAGACGCTCGGGGAACGGATTCCCGAGCAGGTCGCCACACACCTTGCCGACCAGTTGCCCCGGGAGATCGGCGAGAACCTGCGCCGCACCATCACGATGGGCGGTGCCGGGGCGGGGGAGCGGTTCGGGCTCGACGAGTTCGTGCGACGCGTCGCCGAGCGCGGGCACGTCCCCGAACCGAACGCCGTGTACGGCTCCAGGGTCGTTCTGGAGGTGACCGGCGAGGCGACCCACGGGGTGCTGAACAAGGTGCGTGACTCGCTGCCCCAGGACCTTCGCCCACTCGTGGACTCGGGAAGCACAGGCGGCATGAGCTGA
- a CDS encoding sensor domain-containing protein, whose translation MASAGPHEHSGAGHEPRRPSVARALAYLLLSFPAGIAAFVVLLTLTVAGIATAIVWVGLPILAAAVLVTRGGANLERARTYALLGTYVPPATRPLPDGDLRQRWRTRLTDSATWREYAYLFLLFPLGIVEFVLMVATWSASLGLLALPIYYRFLPGGAWHFPGDDVELRWVTADSVWTALPWSLLGVLFVVLTAALTRSLGAAHGRLVGAMLGPTVTRMRELDAHDGAFPVRA comes from the coding sequence ATGGCGAGCGCAGGCCCGCACGAGCATTCCGGCGCGGGGCACGAGCCCCGGCGCCCCTCGGTGGCGAGGGCACTCGCCTACCTGTTGCTGAGCTTCCCCGCCGGGATCGCCGCCTTCGTCGTCCTGTTGACCCTGACGGTCGCCGGGATCGCCACGGCGATCGTCTGGGTCGGCCTGCCGATCCTCGCGGCCGCGGTGCTGGTGACACGGGGAGGGGCGAATCTGGAACGCGCCCGCACCTACGCCCTCCTCGGCACCTACGTCCCTCCCGCGACACGCCCGTTGCCCGACGGCGACCTGCGGCAACGGTGGCGGACCCGGCTCACCGACTCGGCGACGTGGCGCGAGTACGCCTACCTGTTCCTGCTGTTCCCCCTGGGGATCGTGGAGTTCGTCCTCATGGTCGCGACGTGGAGCGCGTCGCTGGGCCTGCTGGCGCTGCCGATCTACTACCGGTTCCTCCCGGGCGGTGCCTGGCACTTCCCCGGCGACGACGTGGAGCTGCGCTGGGTGACGGCCGACTCCGTCTGGACGGCGCTGCCGTGGTCGCTCCTCGGCGTCCTGTTCGTGGTGCTCACCGCCGCTCTGACACGGAGTCTGGGCGCGGCCCACGGACGGCTCGTCGGGGCCATGCTCGGCCCCACGGTGACACGGATGCGCGAGCTCGACGCGCACGACGGCGCCTTCCCGGTGCGCGCATGA
- a CDS encoding sensor histidine kinase: MTAENVRMPNEKPATHVPGWARALRTELFLVASFPLRLVQFVLVVCGTVIGIATVVVWVGIPILAATMWLVRAFGDLERGWVRWALGVDVPDAQRAQGDGNWARRWRARATDPTLWREVAYLMLAFPIGIVEFAVGLVAIIVVPVAIWIVPALGWLHAQLAVTLLGPPKARRAEARAQQLQASRARGVDAAEAERRRIERDLHDGAQQRLVSVAMTLGRAKAKVDGTEPDTAALRDLIDEAHTDAKVAVSELRDLARGIYPAVLADRGLDAALSAQAAKSPVPVEVSVDVAPRPPAAVETTGYFIVGESLTNIAKHSGADHAWVRVWREDDTVVVEVTDDGRGGAGLRPGGGLSGLADRAATIDGTVTVVSPPGGPTVVRAVLPCTW; encoded by the coding sequence ATGACGGCGGAGAATGTGCGCATGCCGAACGAGAAGCCCGCGACACACGTCCCGGGGTGGGCGCGGGCGTTGCGCACCGAACTCTTCCTGGTCGCGAGCTTCCCGCTGCGGCTGGTGCAGTTCGTGCTCGTGGTCTGCGGCACGGTGATCGGCATCGCGACGGTCGTGGTCTGGGTCGGCATCCCGATCCTGGCGGCGACCATGTGGCTCGTGCGTGCCTTCGGGGACCTGGAGCGAGGGTGGGTGCGGTGGGCGCTGGGTGTGGACGTTCCCGACGCACAACGCGCACAGGGTGACGGCAACTGGGCCCGACGGTGGCGGGCCCGCGCCACCGACCCGACCCTGTGGCGGGAAGTGGCCTACCTGATGCTGGCCTTCCCCATCGGGATCGTCGAGTTCGCCGTGGGGCTGGTGGCGATCATCGTCGTGCCGGTCGCGATCTGGATCGTCCCCGCGCTCGGGTGGCTTCACGCGCAACTCGCCGTCACCCTCCTCGGCCCGCCGAAGGCCCGCAGGGCGGAGGCGCGGGCGCAACAACTCCAGGCCTCCCGCGCTCGCGGGGTCGACGCCGCGGAGGCCGAACGGCGCCGGATCGAACGCGACCTCCACGACGGCGCGCAGCAGCGGCTGGTCTCCGTGGCCATGACGTTGGGCCGGGCCAAGGCGAAGGTCGACGGCACGGAACCCGACACGGCAGCGCTGCGCGACCTCATCGACGAAGCGCACACCGACGCGAAGGTCGCCGTGTCGGAACTGCGCGATCTCGCCCGGGGCATCTACCCCGCCGTGCTCGCCGACCGTGGTCTCGACGCGGCGCTGTCGGCGCAGGCCGCCAAGTCGCCGGTGCCCGTCGAGGTGTCGGTGGACGTCGCCCCGCGACCACCGGCGGCGGTGGAGACGACGGGATATTTCATCGTGGGCGAGTCGCTCACCAACATCGCCAAGCACTCCGGCGCCGACCACGCCTGGGTGCGGGTCTGGCGGGAGGACGACACCGTGGTGGTGGAGGTGACCGACGACGGCCGCGGCGGCGCCGGACTCCGGCCGGGCGGTGGCCTCTCCGGCCTGGCTGACCGGGCTGCGACCATAGACGGCACCGTCACCGTCGTCAGCCCGCCCGGCGGACCCACCGTGGTCCGAGCGGTGCTGCCTTGCACGTGGTGA
- a CDS encoding ion transporter, with translation MPRMGTPGLPTRGLAGWAVDVTMLALAVLSVGLLTYVTFFDVSAETANVVFVVDTAVCGIFAVEFLWRWRAADWNGRFPLRHWYEVLGMIPIAHPALRGFRLLRIVAVVVRLARTTDRVFGERATQRFVERFSRPIVAAIKKPVTVAVLDEVAKVLETGRYPHNIARSVHEHRELLSDIVTEKVKNDPQAGVLSRLPFGEDVLRSVVDTTIRVILDVLSDPRTDVFFAHAVRENQAQVRAAVASGLHERDDPASPLT, from the coding sequence ATGCCGCGCATGGGAACTCCAGGCCTGCCGACCCGCGGCCTCGCCGGCTGGGCCGTGGACGTCACGATGCTGGCGCTCGCGGTGCTCTCGGTGGGGCTGCTCACCTACGTGACGTTCTTCGACGTCAGCGCCGAGACGGCGAACGTCGTGTTCGTGGTGGACACGGCGGTGTGCGGGATCTTCGCCGTGGAGTTCCTCTGGCGGTGGCGGGCGGCGGACTGGAACGGGCGGTTCCCGCTGCGGCACTGGTACGAGGTGCTCGGCATGATCCCGATCGCCCATCCCGCCCTGCGGGGTTTCCGGCTGCTGAGGATCGTCGCGGTGGTCGTCCGGCTCGCGCGCACCACCGACCGGGTGTTCGGGGAGAGGGCGACCCAGCGGTTCGTCGAGCGCTTCTCCCGGCCCATCGTGGCCGCCATCAAGAAGCCGGTGACTGTGGCCGTGCTGGACGAGGTCGCGAAGGTGCTCGAAACCGGCCGGTATCCCCACAACATCGCCCGGTCCGTGCACGAACACCGTGAGCTGCTCAGCGACATCGTCACGGAGAAGGTCAAGAACGATCCCCAGGCGGGTGTCCTGTCGCGCCTCCCGTTCGGTGAGGACGTCCTGCGGTCCGTCGTGGACACGACGATTCGCGTGATCCTCGACGTGCTGAGCGATCCGCGGACGGACGTGTTCTTCGCGCACGCCGTGCGGGAGAACCAGGCCCAGGTCCGGGCCGCCGTCGCCTCGGGTCTGCACGAACGCGACGACCCGGCGAGCCCCCTCACCTGA
- a CDS encoding DUF3072 domain-containing protein, translated as MADEHTPNAGDTRPRAEKDPDDWVTGEEPMTGPQRSYLHTLAQEAGEPVPDDLSKARASELIDELQHRTGRGR; from the coding sequence ATGGCCGACGAGCACACCCCGAACGCCGGGGACACCCGACCCAGGGCTGAGAAGGACCCCGACGACTGGGTCACCGGCGAAGAACCCATGACCGGGCCCCAGCGGTCCTACCTCCACACACTCGCCCAGGAAGCGGGCGAACCCGTCCCCGACGACCTCAGCAAGGCGCGGGCCTCCGAATTGATCGACGAGCTCCAGCACCGCACCGGCCGCGGGCGCTGA
- a CDS encoding helicase-related protein: MELPGLPVRTVLDDVSAALDAHGSAVLVAPPGTGKTTLVPLDLARRISARPAGPHRVVVAEPRRLAARAAASRMAALLGEPVGETVGYSVRGDRKVSARTRVEVVTSGLLVRRLQNDPELHDTAVVVLDECHERHLDADLLLALLLDARAGLRDDLRLLTTSATVASDRLADLLGDAPVVTAHAPLHPVDIVHRPPDRGERIEACVARTVHAALAEHDGDVLVFLPGVAEIDRVAERLDGVDADVVSLHGRLPAQRQDAALTPGPRRRVVLSTAVAESSLTVPGVRVVVDSGLARVPRIDHRRGLPGLATVRVSRAVAEQRAGRAGREAPGVTYRCWSQAEHTSLPAYPEPEIRTAELSRLALELACWSTPDGAGLSWWDPPPEGALTAGRTLLTTLGAVTPDGLPTARGRRMASVGLHPRLARALLDGADEVGPRAAAEVVALLHPRRRPTDLDPELPPLPPAKDPPARRWQREVARLTALTRDRGASHRDTERPHDPAAVVALAYPERLARRRPGGTPVYLMAGGTAVEVPPGSGLGDSEWLAVADATREPGRAHGVVRLAAVADEELALRA, from the coding sequence GTGGAGCTGCCCGGGCTCCCGGTCCGCACCGTCCTGGACGACGTCTCCGCCGCGCTCGACGCGCACGGCAGCGCCGTCCTGGTCGCGCCTCCCGGGACCGGCAAGACCACGCTCGTTCCGCTCGACCTGGCGCGGCGGATCAGCGCCCGCCCGGCCGGACCCCACCGGGTCGTCGTGGCCGAACCGCGCAGGCTCGCCGCGCGCGCCGCCGCGTCACGCATGGCGGCACTGCTGGGTGAACCCGTCGGCGAGACGGTCGGCTACTCCGTCCGCGGTGATCGCAAGGTGTCCGCCCGAACCCGGGTCGAGGTGGTGACGTCCGGGCTCCTAGTGCGGCGCCTGCAGAACGACCCCGAGCTGCACGACACCGCGGTGGTCGTGCTCGACGAATGCCACGAACGCCACCTCGACGCCGACCTCCTGCTCGCGCTGCTGCTCGACGCACGCGCCGGACTGCGCGACGACCTCCGGCTGCTCACCACGTCGGCGACCGTGGCCTCCGACCGGCTCGCCGACCTCCTCGGTGACGCTCCCGTCGTCACGGCGCACGCACCCCTGCACCCCGTCGACATCGTGCACCGGCCACCCGATCGCGGCGAACGCATCGAGGCGTGCGTCGCCCGGACCGTCCACGCCGCGTTGGCGGAGCACGACGGCGACGTGCTGGTGTTCCTGCCGGGCGTCGCCGAGATCGACCGCGTCGCCGAACGGCTCGACGGTGTCGACGCCGACGTGGTGAGCCTGCACGGCCGGCTGCCCGCACAACGCCAGGACGCGGCGTTGACGCCGGGGCCGCGTCGCCGGGTCGTGCTGTCGACGGCCGTGGCCGAATCGAGCCTGACGGTGCCCGGGGTGCGGGTGGTGGTGGACTCCGGTCTCGCCCGCGTGCCGCGGATCGATCACCGGCGTGGGCTTCCCGGGCTGGCGACCGTGCGGGTCTCGCGTGCGGTCGCGGAGCAACGCGCCGGCCGGGCGGGACGGGAGGCACCGGGTGTTACGTACCGCTGCTGGTCGCAGGCCGAGCACACGAGCCTGCCCGCCTATCCGGAACCCGAGATCCGCACGGCCGAGCTGTCGCGGCTCGCACTCGAACTCGCCTGCTGGTCCACACCGGACGGTGCGGGCCTGTCGTGGTGGGACCCGCCACCGGAGGGCGCCCTCACGGCGGGCAGGACGCTGCTGACGACGTTGGGCGCGGTGACACCCGACGGCCTCCCCACGGCGCGGGGACGGCGGATGGCGTCGGTGGGGCTGCATCCCCGCCTCGCGCGAGCACTGCTCGACGGGGCCGACGAGGTGGGTCCGCGCGCGGCGGCCGAGGTCGTGGCGCTGCTCCACCCCCGCCGCCGACCCACCGATCTCGACCCCGAACTCCCCCCCCTGCCCCCGGCGAAGGACCCCCCCGCCCGCCGCTGGCAACGGGAAGTCGCCCGGCTCACCGCGCTCACCCGCGATCGCGGCGCGTCCCACCGCGACACCGAACGGCCGCACGACCCCGCCGCGGTCGTGGCGCTGGCCTATCCGGAACGACTCGCCCGCCGCCGACCGGGTGGTACGCCGGTGTACCTCATGGCCGGGGGCACGGCCGTGGAGGTGCCCCCGGGAAGCGGACTCGGCGACAGCGAGTGGCTGGCCGTGGCGGACGCGACGCGCGAACCCGGACGCGCGCACGGCGTGGTGCGCCTGGCCGCGGTGGCCGACGAGGAACTGGCACTGCGCGC
- a CDS encoding glutamate ABC transporter substrate-binding protein, with amino-acid sequence MRRLRCLVNVAAAGILLTACSASDATVDSITARASDTGSLTIGVRFDQPGLSERLVDGDVVGFDADVARFVAAELGVAEDDITWRETTPAEREEALATGAVDLVVAAYSITDERSDEVTFAGPYFETGQDLLVRRTSTDITGPDSLGGRTVCTSTGSTSAQHVKERLGDAVRLSEYPRVSECVTALLADRVDAVTTDGAILAGYVAQHPELVRLVGGQWSTERYGVGLSKGDHEGQAAVNAAIRKMIDSGSWRASLERHLAPSGIEVADPPEVEGP; translated from the coding sequence ATGCGACGGCTCAGATGCCTGGTCAACGTGGCTGCGGCGGGCATTCTGCTCACGGCGTGCTCGGCCTCCGACGCCACGGTCGACTCCATTACCGCCCGGGCGAGTGACACCGGATCGTTGACCATCGGTGTCCGCTTCGACCAACCGGGGCTCTCCGAACGCCTCGTCGACGGTGACGTCGTCGGTTTCGACGCCGATGTCGCGCGGTTCGTCGCCGCCGAACTCGGGGTCGCGGAGGACGACATCACCTGGCGGGAGACGACCCCGGCGGAGCGCGAGGAGGCCCTCGCCACAGGCGCGGTCGACCTCGTGGTGGCCGCGTACTCGATCACCGACGAACGCAGCGACGAGGTGACGTTCGCGGGTCCGTACTTCGAGACGGGCCAGGACCTGCTCGTGCGCCGCACGTCCACCGACATCACCGGCCCCGACTCGCTGGGGGGCCGCACCGTCTGCACGTCCACCGGGTCGACCTCCGCCCAGCACGTCAAGGAGCGGCTCGGCGACGCCGTGCGCCTCTCGGAGTACCCGCGGGTGTCCGAGTGCGTCACCGCACTGCTGGCCGACCGGGTGGACGCCGTGACCACCGACGGCGCCATCCTCGCCGGGTACGTCGCCCAGCACCCCGAACTCGTGCGGCTCGTCGGTGGGCAGTGGTCCACCGAACGCTACGGCGTCGGCCTGTCCAAGGGCGATCACGAGGGGCAGGCGGCCGTCAACGCCGCGATCCGCAAGATGATCGACTCTGGTTCGTGGCGGGCCTCGCTGGAACGGCACCTGGCACCGTCCGGCATCGAAGTGGCCGACCCGCCCGAGGTCGAGGGCCCGTGA